One window of Salmo salar chromosome ssa11, Ssal_v3.1, whole genome shotgun sequence genomic DNA carries:
- the LOC106563319 gene encoding AN1-type zinc finger protein 5 isoform X1: protein MAQETNQSQAPMLCATGCGFFGNPRTSGMCSVCYKDHLTRQNNGGVSPLSAMVSHLGGSVSSSPTMEASAIQRIEATLNNAAAAAAEADAEAASGAGAALPVTQQMTEMSISCVEEEVSPKAELAEPVVTQPIASASPPSAAGSNESKLPEPPKPKKNRCFMCRKKVGLTGFDCRCGNLFCGLHRYSDKHNCPYDYKAEAAAKIRKENPVVVADKIQRI, encoded by the exons ATGGCACAGGAGACCAATCAGAGCCAAGCACCCATGCTTTGTGCTACCGGCTGTGGTTTCTTTGGAAACCCCAGGACCAGTGGCATGTGCTCTGTCTGCTATAAGGACCACCTGACCAGACAGAACAATGGAGGAGTGAGCCCCCTGAGTGCAATGG TTTCTCATTTAGGTGGCAGTGTCTCCAGTAGCCCCACAATGGAGGCCTCTGCCATCCAGAGAATTGAGGCCACATTGAATAatgctgccgctgctgccgctgAAGCTGATGCCGAAGCTGCCAG TGGGGCAGGAGCAGCTCTTCCTGTTACCCAACAGATGACCGAGATGAGCATTTCCTGTGTGGAGGAAGAAGTATCGCCTAAAGCAGAGCTTGCAGAACCTG TGGTCACTCAGCCCATCGCCTCCGCTTCCCCTCCCAGTGCGGCTGGAAGTAACGAATCCAAATTACCCGAACCCCCCAAACCGAAGAAGAACAGGTGTTTCATGTGCCGCAAGAAGGTTGGCCTTACAG GTTTTGACTGCCGCTGTGGGAACCTGTTCTGTGGACTCCACCGTTACTCAGACAAACACAACTGCCCGTATGACTACAAAGCAGAGGCCGCCGCCAAGATCCGCAAGGAGAACCCTGTGGTGGTGGCCGACAAGATCCAGAGAATATAA
- the LOC106563319 gene encoding AN1-type zinc finger protein 5 isoform X2, producing the protein MAQETNQSQAPMLCATGCGFFGNPRTSGMCSVCYKDHLTRQNNGGVSPLSAMGGSVSSSPTMEASAIQRIEATLNNAAAAAAEADAEAASGAGAALPVTQQMTEMSISCVEEEVSPKAELAEPVVTQPIASASPPSAAGSNESKLPEPPKPKKNRCFMCRKKVGLTGFDCRCGNLFCGLHRYSDKHNCPYDYKAEAAAKIRKENPVVVADKIQRI; encoded by the exons ATGGCACAGGAGACCAATCAGAGCCAAGCACCCATGCTTTGTGCTACCGGCTGTGGTTTCTTTGGAAACCCCAGGACCAGTGGCATGTGCTCTGTCTGCTATAAGGACCACCTGACCAGACAGAACAATGGAGGAGTGAGCCCCCTGAGTGCAATGG GTGGCAGTGTCTCCAGTAGCCCCACAATGGAGGCCTCTGCCATCCAGAGAATTGAGGCCACATTGAATAatgctgccgctgctgccgctgAAGCTGATGCCGAAGCTGCCAG TGGGGCAGGAGCAGCTCTTCCTGTTACCCAACAGATGACCGAGATGAGCATTTCCTGTGTGGAGGAAGAAGTATCGCCTAAAGCAGAGCTTGCAGAACCTG TGGTCACTCAGCCCATCGCCTCCGCTTCCCCTCCCAGTGCGGCTGGAAGTAACGAATCCAAATTACCCGAACCCCCCAAACCGAAGAAGAACAGGTGTTTCATGTGCCGCAAGAAGGTTGGCCTTACAG GTTTTGACTGCCGCTGTGGGAACCTGTTCTGTGGACTCCACCGTTACTCAGACAAACACAACTGCCCGTATGACTACAAAGCAGAGGCCGCCGCCAAGATCCGCAAGGAGAACCCTGTGGTGGTGGCCGACAAGATCCAGAGAATATAA
- the tmc2a gene encoding transmembrane channel-like protein 2-A, translating into MPRKSDVAAKIEDVGIEIDGDVSDSEAIVCVCSRAYIFVCVCVCVYIYIYTDDTSRRRGNRRPAAGRGGARGRGKKPADEDDEDEEEEEAPRNRRGANKKKAAKSHDTDDESEDDTPKRRQGRAANKGAANKKKGGKAQDNDEDSEEEKGNKRNKKGATGKKGKEEETKDKKGDAKGKGKGKEKEDEKDKKKKKKKKESSSDTDSNTDSEEESMSEGEMERLKEEVEEKKKVIAIMRNKPWRMKRRLVHLKECQEFVDKFEGALGKGKGRKFYAYKVMMTKKWIKFQRDFENFKTTCIPWERKIKEVESHFGSSVASYFIFLRWMYGMNMVLFGLTFGLVVIPEVLMGLPYGSIPRKTVPRAEQPTAQDYSVLMDFNGYCKYSVLFYGYYNNQRTIGLLKFRLPLSYLMVGVGTFGYSLMVVIRTMAKNADVGGGDGDDGEFTFAWKMFTSWDYLIGNAETADNKYASITTSFKESIVDEQENQKDENIHLRRFLRVLANFMIICCLGGSGYLIFFVVKRSQEFANRDDLSWYEKNELELIMSLLGLVCPPLFETIAELEEYHPRIALKWQLGRIFALFLGNLYTFLFALFDEVNNKLEEEVSIRNASIWAQKEYYANFTLYNNDTDTTPPPMDPSDVIRGPCWETAVGIEFVKLTVSDIQVTYLTILIGDFARAVIVRFLNYCWCWDLEATYPSYGEFDISGNVLGLVFNQGMIWMGAFYAPGLVGINVLRLLSSMYYQCWAVMATNVPHERVFKASKSNNFYMGLLLLILFLSLLPVVYTIMTLPPSFDCGPFSGKAKMFDVIMETIDLDLPAFLGTLMGYAANPGLIIPAVLLMVLAIYYLNSVSEAYQHANAELKKKMQMARDEEKNRRNNTESTDQVMKDLEDLLPNRSLLPPAPPPETGGDNKAEQGGKSTKVRPGTAGKDVNLQKDVSLSSPNPNARGAVTRPPGPRGPGPLPGNGQQGPGGGPGRGRGRGQPPPRR; encoded by the exons ATGCCTAGGAAGAGTGACGTGGCGGCGAAGATTGAGGATG TTGGAATCGAGATCGATGGGGACGTGAGTGACAGTGAGG ctattgtgtgtgtgtgttctcgcgcatacatttttgtgtgtgtgtgtgtgtgtgtgtatatatatatatatacagatgaCACCAGTCGAAGGAGAGGGAACAGAAGACCAGCAGCTGGCAGAGGAGGAGCCCGCGGCAGGGGCAAAAAGCCAGccgatgaggatgatgaggacgaggaggaagaggaggccccCAGAAACCGCAGAGGAGCCAATAAGAAGAAGGCTGCTAAGTCACATGACACCGACGATGAAAGTGAGGATGACACCCCCAAGAGAAGACAAGGAAGAGCAGCAAATAAAGGAGCAGCaaacaaaaagaaaggaggaaagGCCCAGGACAATGACGAGGACagcgaggaggagaaggggaacaAGAGAAACAAGAAGGGAGCCACGGGAAAGAAGGGGAAAGAAGAGGAGACCAAAGATAAGAAAGGAGACGCCAAAGGGAAGGGCAAAGGAAAGGAGAAGGAAGACGAGAaggacaagaagaagaagaagaagaagaaagagagcaG CTCAGACACAGACTCTAACACAGACTCAGAGGAAGAGTCCAtgtcagagggagagatggaacgactgaaggaggaggtggaggagaagaagaaggtcaTAGCTATTATGAGGAACAAGCCCTGGCGAATGAAGAGGAGGCTGGTACATCTGAA AGAATGTCAAGAATTTGTGGATAAATTTGAAGGGGCTCTGGGAAAAGGAAAAGGCAGGAAGTTTTATGCCTATAAAGTCATGATGACGAAG AAATGGATCAAATTCCAAAGAGATTTTGAAAATTTCAAAACGACTTGCATACCATGGGAACGAAAGATAAAAGAGGTTGAAA GTCACTTTGGGTCCTCAGTTGCTTCCTACTTCATCTTCCTGCGCTGGATGTATGGCATGAACATGGTCCTCTTTGGCTTAACCTTCGGACTGGTTGTGATCCCAGAG GTTCTGATGGGACTTCCGTATGGATCCATTCCCAGAAAGACAGTGCCCAGAGCTGAGCAGCCCACTGCTCAAGACTACTCTGTCCTCATGGACTTCAAC ggGTATTGCAAATACTCAGTCCTCTTCTATGGTTACTACAACAACCAGAGGACCATTGGGCTGCTGAAGTTCCGCCTCCCGCTGTCTTACCTCATGGTAGGAGTGGGGACTTTTGGCTACAGCCTGATGGTGGTGATACGAAC AATGGCTAAGAATGCTGACGTGGGGGGAGGGGATGGAGATGATGGGGAGTTCACCTTTGCCTGGAAGATGTTCACCAGCTGGGATTACCTCATCGGCAACGCCGAGACGGCTGACAACAAGTacgcctccatcaccaccagcttcAAG GAGTCCATCGTGGATGAGCAGGAGAACCAAAAGGATGAGAACATCCACCTGAGGAGGTTCCTGCGTGTGCTGGCCAACTTCATGATCATCTGCTGCCTGGGAGGAAGTGGCTACCTCATCTTCTTTGTGGTGAAGAGGTCCCAGGAATTTGCCAACAGGGACGACCTGAGCTGGTACGAGAAAAACGAG TTGGAGCTCATCATGTCCCTGTTGGGCCTGGTGTGTCCTCCCCTGTTTGAGACCATCGCTGAGCTGGAGGAGTACCACCCCCGGATCGCCCTCAAATGGCAGCTGGGGCGCATCTTTGCCCTCTTTCTGGGAAACCTCTACACTTTCCTGTTTGCCCTGTTCGATGAGGTCAACAACAAG CTTGAGGAGGAGGTGTCCATTAGGAATGCGTCCATCTGGGCCCAGAAGGAATACTACGCTAACTTCACCCTCTACAACAATGACACGGACACCACCCCGCCCCCCATGGACCCCTCTGATGTCATCAGGGGGCCATGCTGGGAGACCGCCGTCGGCATA GAGTTTGTGAAGCTGACCGTGTCAGACATCCAGGTGACCTACCTGACCATCCTGATTGGTGACTTTGCGCGGGCTGTCATTGTCAGGTTCCTCAACTACTGCTGGTGCTGGGACCTCGAAGCCACATAT ccATCGTATGGAGAGTTTGACATCAGTGGCAACGTTCTTGGTCTGGTCTTCAACCAAGGAATGATCTG GATGGGTGCATTCTATGCTCCAGGGCTGGTGGGGATAAACGTCCtgcgtctcctctcctccatgtactACCAGTGCTGGGCCGTAATGGCCACTAACGTGCCCCATGAGAGGGTCTTCAAAGCCTCCAAATCCAACAACTTCTACATGGGcctcctccttctcatcctctTTCTCAGTCTACTGCCTGTGGTCTACACCATCATGACTTTGCCACCCTCCTTTGACTGTGGGCCattcag TGGGAAGGCCAAGATGTTTGATGTCATCATGGAGACGATAGACCTGGACCTGCCTGCCTTTCTGGGAACACTGATGGGCTACGCAGCCAATCCTGGCCTCATTATACCAGCTGTGCTACTGATGGT ACTGGCTATCTACTATCTGAACTCGGTATCTGAGGCGTACCAACATGCCAACGCGGAGCTGAAGAAGAAGATGCAGATG GCAAGAGATGAGGAGAAGAACAGGAGGAACAACACTGAAAGCACAGACCAGGTCATGAAGGACCTGGAGGACCTGCTCCCCAACCGCTCTCTCTTGCCCCCAGCTCCCCCACCAGAGACAGGTGGAG ACAATAAAGCAGAACAAGGTGGAAAGTCTACAAAGGTGAGGCCAGGAACTGCAGGCAAGGATGTGAACCTGCAGAAAGACGTGTCCCTGTCATCACCAAATCCCAACGCTCGAGGCGCAGTGACCCGCCCACCGGGTCCCCGGGGGCCTGGACCTCTGCCTGGAAATGGTCAGCAGGGGCCAGGAGGGGGACCAGGGCGGGGACGGGGGAGAGGACAGCCACCTCCAAGACGCTAG
- the slc30a5 gene encoding proton-coupled zinc antiporter SLC30A5: MDDKYSSNVLSSGQLGRVEVPNARLTRYIVLLLVSKVLKALGIFESYDLLKVVHIVQFIFILKLGCAVILVFFQKPFSSGKAISKRQWIKLLKHSVISCIISLLGFFGLTLCGPLRTLLLFEHSDVVVIALLSVLFTSSGGGPSKTRGAALFIIAVICLLLFDNDDLMAKMAEHPEGHHDSALTHALYTAIAFLGVADHKGGVVLLVVSLCLKIGFHTASRKLSVEIGGAKRLYALDNLVSSIVLLPWVIVLSATTESKVESWSALILPFGMIIFSVMILEFYVESICITKMEAPRCARYGSIFLFLSGLLLANFWTHPLTEQLRTMSKTPQQESTETEHVLSGGVLVSAVFFIMADSILSSPSKKGQKGTLVGYSPEGTPLYNFMGDALQHTSQSLPRFIKDSLKQILEEYDSRQIFYFLCLNLAFTFVELFYGVWTNSLGLISDGFHMLFDCSALVLGLFAALMTRWKATRIFSYGYGRVEILSGFINGLFLMVIAFFVFVESVTRLVDPPNINTDMLTPVSVGGLLVNLVGICAFSHAHSHGAAKSNCSSHDHGHSHGHGHSEHGHSHGGHGHGGNGHGQSSHGHSHGSSHGHSHGGGMNANMRGVFLHVLADTLGSVGVIISTILIRQFGWLIADPICSLFISTLIFLSVIPLLTDAAEVLLLRTPPEHEKDLNIALEKIEKVEGVLSYRDPHFWRHSASVIAGTIHLQLMSDVVEQRIIQQVTAILKDAGVNNLSVQVEKEAYFQHMSGLTTGFHDVLAMTQQMESMNYLKDGTCIM; encoded by the exons ATGGATGACAAATACAGCAGCAATGTACTTTCCAGTGGACAGCTTGGCAGGGTTGAAGTACCGAATGCCAG gCTAACCAGGTACATAGTGTTACTGCTTGTGTCCAAGGTGTTGAAGGCACTTGGGATCTTTGAATCATATGACCTCCTCAAAGTTGTCCATATTGTTCAGTTCATCTTCATACTAAAATTGGG GTGTGCAGTGATTTTGGTTTTCTTCCAAAAACCATTTTCTTCTGGGAAAGCAATTTCAAAGAGACAG TGGATCAAGCTTCTCAAACATTCGGTCATCAGCTGCATCATTTCCCTCCTGGGTTTCTTTGGTCTCACTCTCTGTGGACCTTTAAG GACGTTGTTACTGTTTGAGCACAGCGATGTGGTGGTCATCGCACTCCTCAGTGTTCTATTCACAAGCTCAGGAGGGGGCCCCTCCAAG ACCAGAGGTGCTGCTCTCTTCATTATCGCTGTCATCTGTCTCCTTCTCTTTGACAATGATGACCTCATGGCAAAGATGGCGGAACATC CTGAAGGACACCATGACAGTGCCCTCACTCATGCTCTCTATACTGCTATTGCATTCTTGGGGGTAGCAGATCACAAG GGTGGGGTTGTGTTGCTGGTGGTGTCTCTCTGCCTGAAGATTGGCTTCCACACAGCTTCCAGGAAGTTGTCTGTGGAGATCGGGGGAGCCAAACGCCTCTACGCCCTGGATAACCTGGTCTCCTCCATAGTCCTGCTGCCCTGGGTCATAGTGCTCTCAGCCACCACAGAG AGCAAGGTAGAGTCATGGTCGGCTCTAATCCTGCCATTTGGGATGATCATCTTCTCTGTGATGATCCTGGAGTTCTATGTAGAGTCCATCTGCATCACCAAGATGGAGGCTCCCAGGTGTGCCCGCTACGGCtccatctttctcttcctcagCGGGCTGCTGCTGGCCAACTTCTGGACTCACCCGCTGACGGAACAGCTCCGGACCATGAGCAAGACCCCCCAGCAAGAGAGCACAGAGACGGAGCACGTGCTCTCTGGGGGGGTGCTGGTCAGTGCAGTCTTCTTCATCATGG CGGACAGCATCTTGTCGTCACCATCGAAGAAGGGTCAGAAGGGGACCTTGGTGGGGTATTCCCCCGAGGGAACCCCTCTGTATAACTTCATGGGGGACGCCCTGCAGCACACGTCCCAGTCTCTGCCCCGCTTCATCAAAGACTCCCTCAAACAGATCCTGGAGGAGTATGATTCCAGACAGATCTTCTACTTCCTCTGTCTCAATCTG GCTTTCACGTTTGTGGAGCTCTTCTACGGTGTGTGGACCAACAGCCTGGGCCTGATCTCTGATGGCTTCCACATGTTGTTTGACTGCTCTGCTCTAGTGCTGGGCCTCTTCGCAGCTCTCATGACACGCTGGAAAGCAACCAGGATATTCTCTTATGG ATATGGCCGAGTTGAAATTCTCTCTGGATTCATCAATGGCTTGTTCCTCATGGTCATAGCTTTCTTTGTCTTTGTGGAGTCGGTCACACGACTCGTAGACCCTCCCAACATTAACACAGACATGTTGACA CCTGTGTCAGTTGGAGGGCTCCTCGTCAACCTAGTGGGTATCTGTGCCTTCAGCCACGCCCACTCCCACGGTGCCGCTAAAAGCAACTGTTCATCACATGATCATGGCCACTCCCACGGGCATGGGCACAGCGAGCACGGGCACTCTCATGGGGGACATGGGCACGGTGGAAACGGGCATGGGCAGAGCAGTCATGGACACAGTCATGGAAGCAGCCATGGCCACTCCCATGGCGGGGGCATGAATGCCAATATGAGAG GTGTCTTTCTGCACGTGCTGGCTGACACCCTGGGCAGTGTTGGTGTGATCATCTCCACAATCCTCATTCGTCAGTTTGGCTGGTTGATCGCTGACCCCATCTGTTCCCTCTTCATCTCCACCCTCATCTTCCTCAGTGTCATCCCGCTGCTGACAGATGCAGCCGAGGTCCTCCTCTTGAGGACGCCTCCTGAACATGAGAAGGACCTCAACATCGCCCTGGAAAAG ATTGAGAAAGTAGAAGGTGTGCTGTCTTACCGCGACCCTCACTTTTGGAGACACTCAGCCAGTGTCATCGCAGGAACGATTCACCTGCAGCTGATGTCAGACGTTGTAGAGCAGAGGATCATACAGCAG GTGACTGCTATTCTGAAAGATGCCGGGGTGAATAATCTATCTGTCCAGGTGGAGAAGGAGGCCTATTTCCAGCACATGTCTGGCCTCACTACTGGATTCCATGATGTTCTGGCAATGACACAACAAATGGAGTCCATGAATTATCTGAAAGATGGAACATGTATCATGTAA
- the ccnb1 gene encoding G2/mitotic-specific cyclin-B1 — translation MALPMTRSRLASSENQTTLPGKAVLGTKPTLRQRAALGEIGNVGVPRQTLKKNAKAETTKVVDRKTNTRAEKAQVVQQPKIVVFAPVQVLPEPMSPTPMETSGCAPNELCQAFSDVLLNIKDVDADDYDNPMLCSDYVKDIYKYLQKLEIDQAVKPKYLEGQEITGNMRAILIDWLVQVQIKFRLLQETMFMTVGIIDRFLQDNPVPKKQLQLVGVTAMFIASKYEEMYPPEIVDFAFVTDQAYTTAQIRDMEMKILRVLKFSFGRPLPLQFLRRASKIGEVTAEHHTLAKYFVELTMVDYEMVHFPPSQVASAAFALTLKVFNCGEWSSTLQHYMNYTEDSLVPAMQHIAKNVLKVNEGQTKHMTVKNKYSSQKQMRIATISQLKSSLIKDLAKQLAL, via the exons ATGGCTCTCCCTATGACCAGA AGTCGCCTGGCTTCCTCAGAGAACCAAACTACTCTGCCGGGCAAGGCTGTTCTGGGAACCAAGCCTACATTGAGACAACGAGCTGCGCTCGGCGAAATCGGAAATGTTGGAGTCCCCAGACAGACTCTGAAAAAG AATGCAAAGGCAGAAACCACAAAGGTGGTTGACAGGAAGACCAACACACGGGCTGAAAAGGCACAGGTGGTTCAACAACCAAAAATCGTAGTTTTTGCCCCTGTTCAG GTTTTGCCTGAGCCAATGTCTCCCACACCAATGGAGACCTCTGGCTGTGCTCCCAACGAGCTGTGCCAGGCCTTCTCAGATGTCCTACTTAATATCAAGGATGTCGACGCTGATGACTACGACAATCCCATGCTCTGCAGTGACTATGTGAAGGACATCTACAAATATCTCCAGAAACTTGAG ATCGATCAGGCTGTCAAACCCAAATATCTGGAGGGACAGGAAATTACAGGCAACATGCGTGCTATCCTCATCGATTGGCTCGTCCAGGTCCAAATAAAGTTCCGCCTGCTGCAGGAGACCATGTTCATGACTGTGGGAATCATTGATCGCTTCCTTCAG GATAACCCAGTGCCCAAAAAGCAGCTCCAGCTTGTTGGTGTGACAGCCATGTTCATTGCTTCCAAATACGAGGAGATGTACCCTCCGGAGATCGTAGACTTTGCCTTTGTTACCGACCAGGCCTACACCACTGCACAAATCAGGGACATGGAGATGAAGATCCTAAGGGTGCTGAAGTTCAGCTTTGGCCGCCCTCTCCCCCTCCAGTTCCTCAGAAGGGCCTCAAAGATTGGCGAG GTGACTGCTGAGCACCACACCCTGGCAAAGTACTTTGTGGAGCTCACCATGGTCGATTACGAGATGGTGCACTTCCCTCCCTCGCAGGTGGCCAGTGCAGCCTTTGCCCTCACCCTGAAGGTCTTCAACTGCGGTGAATGG AGCTCCACACTACAGCATTACATGAACTACACAGAAGACAGCCTGGTCCCTGCCATGCAGCATATCGCTAAAAATGTTCTGAAGGTGAACGAGGGACAAACTAAGCATATG ACGGTTAAGAACAAGTACTCTAGTCAGAAGCAGATGAGAATTGCCACTATTTCACAGCTGAAGTCTTCGCTGATCAAGGACCTTGCAAAACAACTCGCCCTATGA